The proteins below come from a single Chitinophaga pinensis DSM 2588 genomic window:
- a CDS encoding MlaD family protein, with product MKETSNRRAVIVGIFITLGLLIVIAGVLTLGGQKKAFVSAIHVSATFSDIGGVQTGNNIWYSGVKVGTVKKITFIEHNKIRVDLNIEEKSAQFIHKDVLAKVGSDGLVGNKIIALSGGSENVPAIQDGDQLKVAVNISPDEIMTTLQENNKKLLLITGDLSTLSKRIVNGEGSVGKLMTDESLYNNLSQTVATFEKAAANTERLTQGLADYASSLRKKGSLTNDLVTDTTVFNNLRAAVAQMKDVAGNANVVVENLKSTTRSLNDNLNDAKSPVGVLLNDQQSGEDLRQTLRNLNVSTAKLDEDLEAAQHNFLLRGFFKKKAKREEKARKDSIKNAQKQQ from the coding sequence ATGAAAGAAACAAGCAACAGACGCGCGGTAATAGTAGGCATTTTTATCACTCTAGGTTTGCTTATTGTTATAGCAGGCGTACTTACACTTGGAGGACAAAAAAAGGCTTTTGTAAGCGCGATACATGTCAGTGCTACCTTCAGTGATATCGGAGGGGTGCAGACCGGTAACAACATCTGGTATTCAGGTGTAAAGGTAGGTACCGTAAAAAAGATCACGTTTATAGAGCATAATAAGATCAGGGTTGATCTGAACATTGAAGAGAAATCAGCACAGTTCATACATAAAGACGTATTGGCGAAGGTAGGTTCTGATGGTCTGGTAGGTAATAAGATCATTGCTTTATCCGGTGGTTCTGAGAACGTTCCGGCTATCCAGGATGGCGATCAGCTGAAGGTAGCGGTGAACATCAGCCCTGATGAAATCATGACTACCCTCCAGGAGAATAACAAGAAGCTCCTGCTGATCACCGGCGATCTGAGCACACTCAGCAAACGCATAGTTAACGGAGAAGGCTCTGTTGGTAAGTTAATGACCGATGAGTCCCTTTATAATAATCTGTCGCAGACAGTCGCCACGTTTGAAAAAGCAGCGGCTAATACGGAACGCCTTACCCAGGGGCTGGCGGACTATGCATCCAGTCTACGTAAGAAAGGTTCACTGACCAATGATCTGGTAACGGATACTACTGTATTCAACAATCTCCGTGCTGCTGTAGCCCAGATGAAAGACGTGGCAGGTAATGCGAATGTAGTGGTGGAAAATTTGAAGAGTACAACACGTAGTCTTAATGACAACCTGAATGATGCGAAGTCGCCGGTCGGAGTGTTGCTGAATGATCAGCAGTCAGGGGAAGACCTGAGACAAACACTCAGGAACCTGAATGTAAGTACTGCGAAACTAGACGAGGACCTGGAAGCGGCGCAGCACAATTTCCTGCTGAGAGGATTCTTTAAGAAGAAAGCAAAGAGAGAAGAGAAGGCGAGGAAAGATAGTATCAAGAATGCGCAGAAGCAGCAGTAG
- a CDS encoding ABC transporter ATP-binding protein, whose product MKSFTPEINMDEKVIDIHDLYKSFGTNHVLRGIDINVHKGENVVVLGRSGTGKSVLIKIIAGLLKPDSGNVNVLGKEVDKLGTVDLRELRLKVGFCFQNGALYDSMTVGENLAFPLKRNTPGISNEQVRKSVNVTLEAVGLLKTIDQMPSELSGGQRKRIGIARTLILRPDIMLYDEPTAGLDPITCTEINNLINEVQRRFHTSSIIITHDLTCAKDVGDKIVVMKEGKFVKQGTFDEVFSTKDELINEFYDYNFIQ is encoded by the coding sequence ATGAAGTCATTTACGCCGGAAATAAATATGGACGAGAAGGTGATTGATATCCATGACCTTTACAAGTCATTTGGGACCAATCATGTGTTACGCGGTATTGACATAAATGTACACAAGGGTGAAAACGTGGTGGTATTGGGCCGCTCCGGTACGGGAAAGTCTGTATTGATCAAGATCATTGCAGGTTTGCTGAAACCGGACTCCGGTAATGTCAATGTACTGGGTAAGGAAGTCGATAAACTGGGCACGGTTGATCTGCGGGAACTCCGCCTGAAAGTGGGGTTCTGTTTTCAGAATGGCGCGCTCTATGATAGTATGACTGTTGGTGAAAACCTGGCATTTCCCCTGAAGCGGAACACCCCGGGTATCAGTAATGAGCAGGTGAGAAAGAGTGTCAATGTTACCCTGGAGGCAGTCGGTCTTTTAAAGACAATCGACCAGATGCCCTCTGAACTCTCCGGTGGCCAGCGTAAGCGTATCGGCATTGCCCGTACCCTGATCCTGCGCCCGGATATTATGTTGTATGATGAACCCACAGCAGGTCTTGATCCAATTACCTGCACCGAAATCAATAATCTGATCAACGAAGTACAACGCCGTTTCCATACAAGTTCCATCATTATCACGCATGACCTTACCTGCGCCAAAGATGTAGGCGATAAGATCGTGGTAATGAAAGAAGGAAAGTTTGTGAAACAAGGCACTTTTGATGAGGTATTCAGCACCAAGGATGAACTCATCAATGAATTTTATGACTATAATTTTATACAGTAA
- a CDS encoding MlaE family ABC transporter permease: protein MDSNIEQPEKPLISKGIDGFFKDIFNIVLFIGRIFKEAFKRPVEIREVIRQCYQVGYKSLALITMTGFITGLVFTKQSRPSLSEFGATSWLPSLIAIAVIRALAPLVTALICAGKVGSSIGAELASMRVTEQIDAMEVSAINPFKFLVTTRVMATTISIPILVGYTGLVGLLGSFLDIHLNEQTSFTSFFQEAFKNIYFLDFITTGVKAVVFGFTIGVVSCYQGYHATQGTQGVGKAANISVVISMFLIFIEEIFIVQIANSIR, encoded by the coding sequence ATGGACTCAAATATCGAACAGCCGGAGAAACCACTCATATCGAAAGGTATTGATGGGTTTTTTAAAGACATCTTTAACATCGTTTTATTCATCGGCAGAATCTTTAAGGAAGCCTTTAAGCGACCTGTTGAAATACGCGAGGTTATCCGTCAGTGTTACCAGGTTGGCTATAAGTCTCTGGCGCTGATCACTATGACCGGCTTCATTACCGGTCTCGTATTTACGAAACAATCCAGACCTTCCCTGTCCGAATTTGGTGCTACTTCCTGGTTACCTTCCCTGATCGCTATTGCTGTCATCAGGGCACTGGCGCCATTGGTAACGGCCCTGATCTGTGCCGGTAAGGTAGGTTCCAGTATTGGTGCGGAACTGGCATCCATGCGTGTAACCGAACAGATAGACGCGATGGAAGTATCTGCGATTAACCCGTTCAAGTTTCTGGTTACGACCAGGGTCATGGCGACGACCATATCCATTCCCATCCTCGTCGGTTATACCGGACTGGTAGGTTTACTGGGGTCTTTCCTGGATATTCACCTGAACGAGCAGACTTCTTTTACCAGTTTTTTCCAGGAGGCATTCAAGAATATATATTTCCTTGATTTTATCACAACGGGCGTGAAGGCGGTTGTTTTCGGCTTTACGATCGGAGTGGTAAGCTGTTATCAGGGATACCATGCTACCCAGGGTACACAGGGTGTAGGTAAAGCAGCGAACATTTCGGTGGTTATCTCCATGTTCCTGATATTTATTGAAGAGATCTTTATTGTTCAAATTGCCAATTCTATCCGATAA